A window from Oncorhynchus masou masou isolate Uvic2021 unplaced genomic scaffold, UVic_Omas_1.1 unplaced_scaffold_799, whole genome shotgun sequence encodes these proteins:
- the LOC135537499 gene encoding zinc finger protein 664-like, translating into MASVKLEDCSQTLELNVNIKDEEEEEKIRTTVSHGDHLETFSTSREQQQEDQRAKRSHHCPHCEEIFPFLSKLKIHLKIHTGEKPYSCSDCGKCFKTSTVLKRHQRTHTGEKPYSCSDCGKCFKSSNELKAHQRTHTGEKPYVCSDCGTSFSQLSHLKSHERIHTGEKPYICSDCGLRFSRLGTLKTHQRIHTGEKPYSCTDCGKYFTTSTDLKVHQRTHTGEKPYSCSDCGKCFKTSKEVKVHQRTHTGEKPYSCSDCGKCFTTSTDLKFHQKTHTGEKPYSCSDCGKGFKTSNKLKVHQRIHTGEKPYVCSDCGTSFSQLSNLKSHERIHTGEKPYSCSDCGKCFKTSTVLTVHQRPDTGGKPYSCSDCGKSFKTSNKLKVHQRTHTGEKPYVCSDCGTSFSQLSNLKSHERIHTGEKPYSCSDCGKCFKTSILLTVHQRTHTGEKPYYCSDCVNASQHQLS; encoded by the coding sequence gagaccaTCTGGAGACATTCTCTACATCCAGGGAGCAACAGCAGGAAGATCAGAGAGCTAAGAGGTCTCATCACTGCCCACATTGTGAAGAGATTTTCCCATTTCTATCAAAGCTAAAAATACAcctaaaaatacacacaggagagaagccatactcctgctcagactgtggaaaatgcttcaaaacatcaaCGGTGCTAAAAcgtcatcagagaacacacacaggagagaagccttattcctgctctgactgtggaaaatgttttaaatcATCAAATGAGCTAAAAgctcaccagagaacacacacaggagagaagccttacgtctgctctgactgtggaacaaGTTTCTCTCAACTTTCCCACTTAAaatcacatgaacgtatacatacaggtgAAAAGCCTTacatctgctctgactgtggattGAGATTCTCTCGTCTGGGCaccttaaaaacacaccaacgtatacacacaggagagaagccttactcctgcacTGACTGTGGAAAATACTTCACAACGTCAACTGatctaaaagttcatcagagaacacacacaggagagaagccttactcctgctctgactgtggaaaatgttttaaaacatcaaaagaggtaaaagttcatcagagaacacacacaggagagaagccttactcctgctctgactgtggaaaatgcttcacaacatcaactgaTCTAAAATTTcatcagaaaacacacacaggagagaagccttattcctgctctgactgtggaaaaggttttaaaacatcaaataaGCTTAAAGttcaccagagaatacacacaggagagaagccttacgtctgctctgactgtggaactaGTTTCTCGCAACTTTCCAACTTAAaatcacatgaacgtatacatacaggggagaagccatactcctgctctgactgtggaaaatgcttcaaaacatcaactgtGCTAACAGTTcatcagagaccagacacaggagggaagccttattcctgctctgactgtggaaaaagttttaaaacatcaaataagcttaaagttcaccagagaacacacacaggagagaagccttacgtctgctctgactgtggaactaGTTTCTCGCAACTTTCCAACTTAAaatcacatgaacgtatacatacaggggagaagccatactcctgctctgactgtggaaaatgcttcaaaacatcaaTTTTGCTaacagttcatcagagaacacacacaggagagaagccttattactgctctgactgtgtaaatgcttcacaacatcaactAAGCTAA